DNA from Polaribacter sp. NJDZ03:
GCTACATTTACCTCTAGAAACTCATCATCTAACCATAACACAAAAAACGAATCTATTTTAGATCATTTTATTGTTTGGTTTCGAGATTTTTTAGAAAATGCAGAGTAGTCGATTCTTGTGTTTCTTATCCTAAATATTTCATTTAATATTTGTTGTTAATTACTTGCTATTTTTGTTACT
Protein-coding regions in this window:
- a CDS encoding phosphoribosylaminoimidazolecarboxamide formyltransferase, encoding MRKHESTATFTSRNSSSNHNTKNESILDHFIVWFRDFLENAE